The genomic DNA ttgtaaattgcatatatatattagagagagagagagagagagaggcgaGGTCAAATCCCACGTACAGACAGGAGGTTAAAATAGGTAAACCAATCCATCACCATAAAAACACCACAAACAAAACAGATAAAATAGGAGGACAACAACAGGAACACCCAGAGGGTTTATGCTCATTGCTCATTATGATTCCTACATGTAACGGTTTATGCAATTTGTATTCCATACCATACAAATTAACATAAGGGTTTTGTCATATAAGACTTAAAAATGGGTCATCCTCCATTATAGGGTAGAGCAttcatgtccttcatttttctACTGGTTCTACCACGGAGCCATATACCTCATTTGCTAAATATGTATCTCTAGACATTTGGCCTGTTTGCCATAGTCATCCATTGGATGAGATATGGTTTGAAAATGCACTTATATAAGTGGAAGAAATATTTCACCTTATAAGTCGGTTACTATGGTTGAGTAAGCTCAAATTTGAAGAAAGTATCTGCCCTGTCCAACATCAATGAGACCCTGATATCGGCCAATCAAGTCACACTCTAGATGTCTAGTGATCTAATCCTAAAAGGGGGTGTGCTGCAAATCTCATATTGGATGAGATATGAACtaaaaatgtgcttataagtCGGAGACACCTCTCACCTTATTTATTGTATGGTTGAGTTAGACCAACCCAAATTTTAAGAACTGCAAGCTATCTTTGAATACTTgttgtatatattattttatgaaagcCCTGCAGCTTCATTTCTTCTAGTTGTTGTTCCCAAGCTAAACTTTGGAATTCATTCATAGAGATTTTCATAACTCCATTATTGGGAAAAACCTAAATCCCACATAGAATAAAGACAAGTCCTGATTAGAGTTTAGAAACGGTGTCCCCCGGCACCTAAAAAcaccggttttgtaaggatgggttaaatccaatataaaaacctaataTCCATTATTATTTAGATTCTGCTGTTCtttattgaatttattttttgttcttttatcaATTATTGATGTTTTGACTGCTTTTATATTGACGTACATGATATGCTCCAAGGTTCTTGTTTTAAGGTTTTATAAACTAAAAACAAGTGACCATGTGTATATAAGCAAAGAGTATTATgagaaaattaaagataataGATACAAacatcagaagaagaaaaaaaataacaaaagaagtCCGTATGGATGCAGAACAAAGATGGTATGCTGAAAAAGAAAGTGTTAATTATcttaaaaacatcatttcacTTCTATTGAAAATTTTgctttaaagaaaaagaaatgcaaATGGAAAATTGACCCATGTTCTCATAAAGATCAGAAAAGGAGAGAGGAATGCGAAGGAACCTGTGATATGTTCTTGCCAAGAGTGTTGATGGCCATGCTGCAACTTCCTAATCCAATCAAAAGCGATCTCCAGGAAATTTCTAAGATTCGTGATGCATGTGATATTGTTTCGAACTTGGTAAAACTTACATCATATAGATCATCAAAAAAGTTTCTTAATTCTTGAGTCAGTTGAATCTCTGATCGGCATTGAATCCAAACACTTCTATGTTTTGAAAGATTGGGAAGCATTGGTGATTGATAGCCCATATTGTTAGTAGTTAAATCCAAGGAAACTGGTGACAATGAATTTCGCTCAAATGGGGATATACAGGGTAGGGAATTCATGCTTGGTGACATCCAAGACCAAATGATAGAAGGAAAAACATCGTGTGATAGTCCTTCATATCCACAGAGGGATATATATCCAATGCTTTTTAATCTTAGTATTGAATAAGGAACTTGTTTTACAGATGTATCTTTAGCAATCAGCGTTGTCAAGGATTCCATCTGCCCGAAACCTTCTTCCAACTTGTCAATCTTTGAACAACCAGATAATATAAGAGTTTCCAAAGATTTCAATTGATAGATCTCCCCTGGGAGATTTCTAAGACTTGCACAgtccttcaaattcaacaaaagaaGGTTCTTGAGATCTCCAATGGACTGGTCCACCTCGAACAAATTGGAACAATTCTTCATTATAAGCTTTTCTAGATTCggtaattttgataaaaacggGGGGGTTTTTCAAGTACCTAGAATGACTAACATTGAGTATTTTTAGTTTATCCAACAACTGCAAAAAGATAAatgttcaaaagaaaaattagagaGGTGGGAAcaaatactactttcatcaaactttgagtttgaaataaatattataccTTGGTATCCTTCCACACTTGTTTGATACTGCTGTGTTTTACCTCAATTACAACTAGATTTTCCTGGTAAAAGTCGTCGGGTATATAGTTAAAGGTAAATCCTTGCCAGTGAATCCATCTCAGTTCTTTCGAAAGATACCGATAATTTCCGGTCAGGACGCAATGATCAAGTTGCAAAAGTCTCAGTTTCTTCATCTCCTTGAAAGAATCAGTACTTAAGGGAATTCTAATGGTTCTTTGCACCTTCAAAACCAATCCCTCTACAGATTTTGTTCCCTAGACgcgaaggaaaaaaaaaatgtatagaaGAGTAAGGACGAACCTTTTATGTTTGCTTGCTAGAAAATGATACATAAATTTATTGAGGTGCAGCTCAAGCTCACTTGTAATGAGTCATGACAATGCAAACACACACTCACGAATTTTCAgccattattatttattagagaaaaacagctctgaaacaaaaaatttatgatcTTAATGAGACTTTGGATGATGATTAATAATTTCTAATTTAATACGGAAAAGTTCTTACAGTATGTTTTGTCAAAATGTCATGCACATCCTCATGAAACCACAATCTACTACGCTTCCCAGGCTCTTTTGCAGAACTTTCACGAATAATTTCTCTTCCCATGTCTCTTATCAAACAATGCATTCCAAGCTTGttattcttttcaatttttacaaGGCTCCGCTCTATGAGAACACTTATTCCAATATTTGCATAAAGTCCACAGCCATTTAGTATCTCTGTAACTTCGGCTCTATCCTTGCCTATAAAGAAACAACATATGTCAAGAAATATATCTTTTTCCATATCATCCTTTAAACCATCGTAGCTAATTCTCAGTTTCTCTTGCACTTGATCATTGGGAATTCTCTCTAATTTCAAGAGTACACTTATCCATTCTTGTTTTGTCCTCTCATATAAGTATGAACCAAGGACTTCAAGAGCAACTGGTAATCCTCCACAATAAGCAACTACTTTTTTGGAGAGTTTACAGTAGTCTTGTATCGGACTAGGTTGTCTAAAAGCATGCCAACTGAAAAGCTCAAGGGACTCCTTTTCGTCCATTTCCTTCATTGTACATACATAGTCAACCTTAACTAAATTAAGCACGCGTACATCTCTGGTTGTAATTATTAATACACTTCCCGGACCAAACAATTTAGCTCCCATGTTTTCAGACATTCAGCTCCCATGTTTTCAGACATTGATGAAAAAACAACACATAAGATTATTCCCTTCATGTGACAGTCAATTTCATCAGGAACTTGAAATTGTGTTGAAGGTCCTTCACTTGTATAGACTAACCAAGAAGGATAATTACCACTCGCATGGAAAAGATTGCTTGAATCATTGGTTGTTAATCCCTGTATCATAAGCATATGCTTGGTAAATTATGTAATTGTGCTATTCAACTAGACTTTTAGTGAGTCTCAATTGAAATCCAAAGGGATTAACAACCAATGAGTGAATACATGACATTGGATTCATTGTGGATGACTTCCAAGACCATAGGAGAGAAGAAAATCAGGATCCTACAATCAATCACATTAATTCCCAAGCATTGTCAATCCTCCCTCCCTGAAAATTATTACTAAACACAGAAGGGAATTTTATGTTATGACAACAGGCATGTTCAAACAAAAATTGCTGAGATCTCAATTTTGGTTCAAGCATAAACATTTTCCCACTCTCTTTGCCAGTCTTGAAAAGATTTTTCTACTTGTCTTCGGTAATGGTTCATTTTTGACAACAAGTCGTTCATTATTGATAACAAGTGATGGCTCCATTTTCACATTAGGTGATAATTGTACTTCCTCTTCAGCTGATGGCTCCGTTTTCAAATTCAGTGGTGGTTGTATTTCCACTTCAGCTGATGTCTCGGTTTTTACATTGGGTGATGGTTGGAATTCCACTTCATGTAATGGCTCCATTTTTGCGTCAGTAGATGGGTCAACTTCCATAGTATTTGATGACTCAATTTCCATAGCATTTGACTGATCATATATTAGATAGACATTCGTCTCCTTAACAGTCCATCCATGTCCAATAACTACAAAAATCTCCAAATTGTCACCAACTCCTAATTTTGATACGACGCCTTGCCAATCTTCATCATTAAATGACATTACTGTGTGTCTCGAATATCAAAAGAACGAAAAAAACTAGAAAGCATTGGTTTATATTTACCTATAATTGGTGACATCCCAACCAGACAAATTTGAAGCTTGAGTGAGTGCATTCTTCCAACTCAACAGAGCCTTTTCCCTCAATTCTCTTTCTGAGTATAATTTTCTAGCAGTTGATTGCAAAGCTTTCCCGAAAGCACCCTTATGATGACGCAAAACCGAGGGGTCAACATTGTAAAATATGGGCACAACCACCTGGCCATGAGTTCTGTGACATTCCATGACTTTATCTAGCTCTTGAAGACACCAACTAGATTCTGTATATCTTTTGGAGAAAACAAGGATAGATATGTGAGACCTTTCTATTGTTGCCAATAGTTCTGGTCCCAACTCGGTTCCCTTGTGAAGCATGCGGTCGATGTAAGTGTTGATTCCAGCATTTGTGAGAGCAGCATAGAGA from Medicago truncatula cultivar Jemalong A17 chromosome 8, MtrunA17r5.0-ANR, whole genome shotgun sequence includes the following:
- the LOC120577407 gene encoding disease resistance protein RUN1-like; the protein is MSYSSSSNPGWIHDVFINFRGKDTRKTFVSHLYAALTNAGINTYIDRMLHKGTELGPELLATIERSHISILVFSKRYTESSWCLQELDKVMECHRTHGQVVVPIFYNVDPSVLRHHKGAFGKALQSTARKLYSERELREKALLSWKNALTQASNLSGWDVTNYR
- the LOC112417135 gene encoding disease resistance protein RUN1 translates to MGAKLFGPGSVLIITTRDVRVLNLVKVDYVCTMKEMDEKESLELFSWHAFRQPSPIQDYCKLSKKVVAYCGGLPVALEVLGSYLYERTKQEWISVLLKLERIPNDQVQEKLRISYDGLKDDMEKDIFLDICCFFIGKDRAEVTEILNGCGLYANIGISVLIERSLVKIEKNNKLGMHCLIRDMGREIIRESSAKEPGKRSRLWFHEDVHDILTKHTVRTFPY